The following are encoded together in the Babylonia areolata isolate BAREFJ2019XMU chromosome 18, ASM4173473v1, whole genome shotgun sequence genome:
- the LOC143292893 gene encoding uncharacterized protein LOC143292893, with protein sequence MAPTKRENAKKLKDKFTLLRSNALKCGVNDKQLSDLMKTKGQPVPTNETRMEKFQKYLKDPGHRLHILVILLAVSVGCSVACYELMFDYVVTTPCLVDNNLFSDELWRPKVDCNMCRNVVDVPEEWDISSDKFYEKYAFTGRPVLIKEAVLNWTAMSHFSFKFFQTLYRGIEGSLDTIKEDCQFFGYETEFVTLADALNMSDERAAFQPGEKPWYIGWSNCHAEVGKVLRKHYQRPYFLPDDSESVAEDWIFMGGPGPGAAMHLDYVERPSWQAQVSGKKTWNLVPSPECEAVCHSFNVTVHKGDIIVLDTNIWYHATFVHPGEISITIGSEFD encoded by the exons ATGGCTCCGACAAAGAGAGAAAATGcgaagaaactgaaagacaagttTACTCTGCTCAGATCAAATGCCTTGAAATGTGGTGTGAACGATAAGCAGCTTTCTGATTTAATGAAGACTAAGGGGCAGCCAGTTCCGACAAATGAAACGCGAATGGAGAAGTTTCAAAAATATCTGAAAGATCCTGGTCACCGACTCCATATCCTAGTTATTCTGCTTGCTGTTTCCGTGGGCTGCTCTGTGGCCTGCTACGAACTTATGTTTGATTATGTGGTAACAACACCGTGCTTAGTGGATAACAACCTCTTCAGTGATGAACTCTGGAGACCCAAAGTAGACTGCAACATGTGTCGGAACGTTGTCGATGTGCCTGAAGAATGGGACATTTCCTCTGACAAGTTCTACGAAAAATATGCCTTTACCGGCAGGCCTGTCTTGATCAAGGAAGCTGTTCTCAACTGGACTGCCATGTCTCATTTCAGCTTCAAGTTCTTCCAGACATTGTACCGTGGGATAGAGGGCTCATTAGATACCATAAAGGAGGACTGTCAGTTTTTCGGGTACGAGACGGAATTTGTCACATTGGCAGATGCACTGAACATGTCTGACGAGAGAGCAGCTTTCCAACCAGGAGAAAAACCATGGTATATTGGCTG gagtaACTGCCATGCGGAGGTTGGGAAGGTATTGAGAAAGCACTACCAGAGGCCCTACTTCCTTCCTGACGATTCAGAGTCTGTGGCAGAGGACTGGATCTTCATGGGTGGGCCAGGGCCTGGAGCAGCCATGCAT ctggaTTATGTGGAGAGACCGTCATGGCAGGCCCAGGTATCCGGAAAGAAGACATGGAATCTGGTGCCTTCACCAGAATGTGAGGCTGTCTGCCACTCCTTCAACGTCACAGTGCACAAGGGAGACATTA TTGTTTTGGACACCAATATTTGGTACCATGCCACATTCGTCCATCCTGGGGAAATCAGCATCACCATTGGATCAGAGTTTGACTGA
- the LOC143292892 gene encoding uncharacterized protein LOC143292892 yields the protein MASKGKENAEKLKDEFALLRSNALNRGVNDKQLGDIIKNRKSPETKVQRSSVDPAHRLHVLVLLLAVSVGLVVGGYKLIFAHMVTSPCMVKKCKIGNEIFRPRVNCSMCRDIFHATEAWNLSAEEFQEKYAFSIRPVLVKEAISNWTAMSHFSFKFFQKLYRETSGSLESVKMDQMFYPYETEFVSLADALNMSDERGAYLPGQKPWYFGWGTRHPEMRKKLRQYYQRPYFLPDDSETVAEDWIFMGGPGPGADMHLDYVKRPSWQAQIAGTKTWQVIPTPECEDVCHSFNITVRKGDIIVLDTNNWYHATFIHPGEVSICIGSEFD from the exons ATGGCCTCGAAAGGGAAAGAAAACGCGGAGAAACTGAAAGATGAGTTTGCTCTCCTCAGATCTAATGCTCTGAATCGTGGTGTAAACGACAAGCAGCTTGGTGATATTATTAAGAACAGAAAATCGCCGGAAACGAAGGTGCAAAGATCCTCCGTTGATCCCGCTCACCGACTACACGTCCTGGTCCTCCTCCTGGCTGTTTCTGTGGGCCTGGTCGTCGGAGGCTACAAGCTCATTTTCGCTCATATGGTGACATCACCGTGCATGGTAAAGAAGTGCAAGATCGGTAACGAAATCTTCCGACCGAGAGTCAACTGCAGCATGTGTCGGGATATTTTCCACGCGACCGAGGCGTGGAATCTGTCGGCGGAAGAGTTCCAGGAGAAATACGCCTTCTCCATCAGGCCCGTCTTGGTCAAGGAGGCTATTTCCAACTGGACTGCAATGTCACACTTCAGCTTCAAGTTCTTCCAGAAACTGTATCGAGAAACCAGCGGTTCGTTAGAGTCGGTCAAAATGGACCAAATGTTTTACCCATACGAGACTGAATTCGTCTCTTTGGCTGACGCTCTGAACATGTCGGATGAGAGAGGGGCTTACCTACCAGGGCAGAAACCATGGTATTTTGGCTG gggaACCCGCCATCCGGAAATGAGAAAGAAGCTCAGACAGTACTACCAAAGGCCCTACTTCCTTCCCGATGACTCGGAAACTGTGGCAGAGGACTGGATTTTCATGGGGGGACCTGGGCCTGGGGCTGACATGCAT CTGGATTATGTGAAGAGGCCATCGTGGCAAGCCCAGATCGCCGGGACGAAGACGTGGCAAGTGATTCCCACTCCGGAATGCGAGGACGTCTGCCATTCCTTCAACATCACCGTGCGGAAGGGAGACATCA ttgttttggACACCAACAACTGGTACCACGCCACCTTCATCCACCCTGGGGAAGTCAGCATCTGCATTGGGTCAGAGTTCGACTGA